A window from Saprospiraceae bacterium encodes these proteins:
- a CDS encoding MFS transporter yields MTKKTNLQHLLSIPVIVAALGYFVDIYDLLLFGIVRIPSLTSMGLNEEQLSIQGASILNWQMTGLLLGGILWGVMGDKKGRLSVLFGSILTYSLANIACGLVQTPEQYKILRFIAGIGLAGELGAGITLVSEILPKRLRAIGTSLVAGVGLFGAVVAYFTADLFDWRNAYFIGGGMGLLLLLMRIGVFESGLFKNIRQEGHVTKGNFFAFFSNEKRLLLYLKCIAIGLPTWFVIGILATFSNEFGKALGIEEIIKPGLAIMWCYVGLATGDLISGFFSHALKSRRKAVGYMMLFTLAGCIIYLFAGIKSATSLYMLCLWMGFGIGYWAMFVTIGAEQFGTNLRATAATTIPNMVRGTVVIMTSIYMAAKPSMGVIIAGAIVGVLTFTLGFISVYSIPETHDRDLDFLEK; encoded by the coding sequence ATGACAAAAAAAACAAACCTTCAGCACCTTTTAAGTATTCCTGTTATTGTGGCCGCCTTGGGCTACTTTGTAGACATTTATGATCTGTTGTTATTTGGTATAGTACGCATTCCCAGCCTTACATCTATGGGTCTGAATGAAGAACAATTGTCCATTCAGGGTGCAAGTATCCTGAACTGGCAGATGACAGGGCTGCTGTTGGGTGGTATTCTTTGGGGTGTCATGGGTGATAAAAAAGGCCGGCTGTCCGTTCTGTTCGGCTCTATACTTACGTATTCTCTTGCCAATATTGCCTGTGGCTTGGTCCAGACACCTGAACAATATAAAATATTACGCTTCATTGCAGGCATAGGCCTGGCCGGAGAATTGGGTGCCGGGATCACACTCGTTTCTGAAATCTTGCCTAAAAGGCTGAGAGCTATCGGAACTTCATTGGTTGCCGGTGTCGGACTTTTTGGTGCTGTAGTAGCTTACTTTACAGCTGATCTGTTTGACTGGAGAAATGCATACTTTATAGGTGGTGGTATGGGTTTGCTCCTCTTACTGATGCGAATAGGCGTATTTGAATCCGGATTGTTTAAAAATATCAGACAGGAAGGGCATGTTACTAAAGGAAACTTTTTTGCATTTTTTTCCAACGAAAAAAGACTGCTTCTATACCTTAAATGTATAGCCATTGGATTGCCTACGTGGTTTGTCATAGGTATTCTGGCCACTTTCAGCAATGAGTTTGGAAAAGCATTAGGGATAGAAGAGATTATTAAACCAGGATTGGCCATCATGTGGTGTTATGTAGGTCTTGCTACCGGGGACCTTATCAGCGGATTTTTTAGCCATGCGTTAAAATCAAGAAGAAAAGCAGTGGGGTATATGATGCTGTTTACTTTAGCAGGATGTATCATTTATCTTTTTGCCGGAATCAAGTCAGCTACATCACTGTATATGCTTTGTTTATGGATGGGATTTGGAATCGGTTACTGGGCTATGTTCGTTACTATCGGTGCAGAACAGTTTGGCACCAACCTTCGGGCTACCGCAGCTACGACTATCCCTAATATGGTGCGAGGAACAGTGGTCATCATGACCTCCATCTACATGGCGGCCAAACCATCCATGGGTGTGATTATTGCCGGAGCCATAGTTGGTGTTTTGACATTTACTCTAGGATTTATTTCTGTATACTCCATTCCGGAAACACACGACAGAGACCTGGATTTTTTAGAGAAGTGA
- a CDS encoding HYR domain-containing protein — MDLDWEDNVYTYAFLNGSDTITVDVLGRTFKVPINTVDGSHSFTFDWQPTMNTTVSATASFRYAPMCSDNVSPGSFGPCTFDLALRKTIVTPTSPAYKYGDVLQYRIEVFNQGTIPAANINIIDYKPVGLEFVLAQNPDWFLNPQNNAEAFIPGPILPGQSVFKDIYYRILMHTGSTDAWTNFAEITYAEDNAGNNRSNYDVDSSPDKNPSNDAGGQPGTANDNRLDGNGTDDSDDHDGARFSIFDLALIKTIVTPPPYTFGQDVQFDITVINQGNETANTITVVDNIPSGYSYRPVNSPAWSHSSGVATRTIVNPLLPGTSTTIPIILRIESAASNQYVNIAEISAATNSAGMSATDFDGIFDSDPANDPGGMPDTPSDNAQNGNGTGTGSPEAGDEDNMDVARVAIPVISLQKSVVSIAPASSGNVANNDVTFSLTLQNPGNETLTMLTLSDNFIAQFGGSFIRIVNMPSIFSSTATTNPVLNTAFNGGVNHQIFNGMTGVLAPTQSIQVRLTLELMDVDPVNPLVNEAITTGKDRFDSIVRDTAQANVSLPTCFLKVNCPVPNQGNFSCLSQVPAPATTVAAFNSQFGVNAIERFCSTPTITASDIVTGTGCAASPRVIMRRYIITDSGITPIGIQRDTCTVIYTVVDSIKPVFMTPPCDIILECGASGNTAAINTWLTQNGKSVVMDNCGGSVTIMNSIEEVNNTCGGTTNTKYRFTATDACGNIQVAYGNVILLDRTAPSLTLPTTAKTVSCSPTTAANTALANWLNSASSSDACEGTIRVSHALVTTQRVCTATNGTNVLNVYNFSATDSCGNFRTARDTFTIVDNTPPTITAPTNLTVGCGQDIGAAVVDWLDNYSVSEACQTYSVTNNFNGQIPNLCGGMQTVTWTVTDGCGATGSTSAMIIVTNDNARPTWINCPSDMTVNVDVDLCSANVIFSRPIASDCNGPVTYAQIAGPISGSVFPLGSTLVRFTARDRCGNMDTCSFNIVVTDSQKPSVRCPQNITVCNDPGTCTWASTVATNPIGVDNCTGSTISYTISGVTSGSGNDSVPLNTSFGLGISTIQYIITAPNGQRDTCRFTILVRDCQTPVITCPTAQPLFLCGNATLEADISSWLNTASISDNCAPTPSRTVNRISTVDQCGNTERRLYQITATDAANNQSSCFVEAVITDTIRPVIVTPASNRTVQCNGVGNIDSLMAWLTNHGGAVATDAGCGNEIRWSHNFNGLSDLCSSTGSAVVTFTVTDDCGNSRQTTATFTIEDTTPPTITVPSNLTLSCGNTNNNSIISGWLESYVALDMCGSVTVTNDFTTLPNTCVAPNNQRVVTFTATDACGRTAQGMATVTMVDILKPVVMRPPSDLIVQCGQDNVSTISNWINTRGGAMIADECAPGLTYTFTGATPIRTCGSTANTLYTLTATDSCGNTVTTFASLITIDTSAPIITLPTVVDSVLCDPNTSAQQALDTWLNNASASDLCQGNVNVVTSLINTQRICRTNNQTDILHIYLFTATDGCGIISTGRDTFRIYDNVRPNIVAPADLTISCGQEIGAALIPWLNGYTVTEACQTYTITNNYDGQIPNLCGGSQAVMWTVTDGCGATNTASANIVVALNNNKPTFVNCPPNLTVNVDADLCSSNVIYSTPVANDCNGSVNVQRITGLASGSRFPLGTTMIEFEAINACGVRDTCRFSITVQDSIAPRIQCPGNDVVVCANSSCVWLSTTAINPSGIENCPGANIEYLITGQTSGTGTGSVPLSTTFNLGTSTIRYIVIAANGQRDTCQFNVIVNDCTPPAIKCPSNLTLQCDDSGNDAAILTWRNSVTGSDNCTVNIQFTSTLISTVDQCGNSERRLYYFVARDTADNIASCFSEVIVRDTIKPAITTQASNLLVECDGQGNTAQLLNWLNTNGGAVGTDRCGNVRWTNNFGTFSDLCGNSGAVTVRFTALDDCENDSTTTATFTIRDTSRPVLICPENITIECGNTLNSAVISNWLATATAQDICSGTVTLTNN, encoded by the coding sequence GTGGATTTAGATTGGGAAGATAACGTGTATACATATGCTTTTTTGAATGGTAGTGACACCATAACGGTGGATGTTTTAGGCAGGACTTTCAAAGTGCCGATCAATACAGTAGATGGCAGTCATTCTTTTACTTTTGACTGGCAACCTACAATGAATACAACGGTAAGTGCGACTGCATCTTTTAGATATGCGCCAATGTGTTCTGACAATGTAAGTCCGGGCAGTTTTGGTCCTTGTACATTTGATTTGGCTTTGAGAAAAACAATAGTGACACCAACTTCACCAGCTTATAAATATGGTGATGTTTTACAATACAGAATAGAAGTATTTAATCAAGGTACAATTCCTGCAGCAAATATTAACATCATAGATTATAAACCTGTGGGTCTTGAGTTTGTATTGGCACAAAACCCAGATTGGTTTTTAAACCCTCAGAATAATGCAGAAGCGTTTATTCCCGGACCGATATTGCCAGGACAGTCTGTTTTTAAGGATATTTATTATAGAATATTAATGCATACAGGCAGCACAGATGCATGGACAAACTTTGCGGAAATAACCTATGCAGAAGACAATGCGGGTAATAACAGAAGTAATTATGATGTGGATAGCTCACCAGATAAAAACCCTTCTAATGATGCTGGAGGTCAACCAGGAACAGCAAATGATAATCGTTTGGATGGAAACGGTACAGATGATTCAGATGATCATGATGGAGCAAGATTCTCTATTTTCGATCTGGCTTTGATTAAAACAATCGTTACTCCGCCACCATACACTTTTGGACAGGATGTACAGTTTGACATTACTGTTATAAATCAGGGTAATGAAACAGCCAATACCATAACAGTAGTAGATAATATTCCATCAGGATACAGCTACAGACCAGTGAATTCCCCTGCATGGAGTCACTCATCAGGTGTAGCCACCAGGACCATCGTTAATCCTTTACTTCCCGGAACAAGTACAACGATACCAATAATATTACGCATCGAAAGTGCAGCATCAAACCAATACGTAAACATAGCTGAAATCTCTGCGGCCACCAATAGCGCAGGAATGTCAGCTACTGATTTTGATGGAATTTTTGATTCAGATCCAGCCAATGATCCAGGTGGGATGCCGGATACACCTTCTGATAATGCTCAAAATGGTAATGGTACCGGAACGGGTAGTCCAGAAGCAGGCGATGAAGATAATATGGACGTAGCCAGAGTAGCCATTCCTGTCATATCTCTACAGAAGTCTGTTGTAAGCATAGCACCTGCATCAAGTGGAAATGTTGCCAATAACGATGTGACTTTTTCCCTGACACTCCAAAATCCAGGCAACGAAACATTGACTATGCTGACACTTTCAGACAATTTTATAGCTCAGTTTGGTGGTAGTTTTATTCGAATTGTAAATATGCCATCGATTTTTTCATCAACAGCAACAACAAATCCTGTTTTAAATACTGCATTTAATGGTGGTGTCAACCATCAGATTTTTAATGGTATGACTGGAGTTTTGGCGCCGACACAATCGATACAGGTGAGACTAACTCTCGAACTTATGGATGTCGACCCAGTCAATCCATTGGTTAACGAAGCTATTACCACAGGTAAAGATCGATTTGATTCCATAGTAAGAGATACAGCCCAAGCAAACGTGAGCCTTCCAACTTGCTTTCTTAAAGTCAATTGTCCTGTTCCGAATCAAGGGAATTTTTCTTGTCTCAGTCAAGTACCAGCGCCTGCAACAACAGTAGCAGCATTCAACAGTCAGTTTGGAGTCAATGCCATCGAAAGATTTTGCAGTACACCAACTATAACTGCTTCTGATATAGTCACAGGTACAGGATGTGCAGCCAGCCCAAGAGTGATAATGAGAAGATATATCATTACTGACAGTGGAATAACACCTATAGGCATTCAGAGGGACACTTGCACTGTTATCTATACTGTAGTTGACAGTATCAAGCCTGTATTTATGACGCCACCTTGTGATATCATTTTGGAATGTGGTGCCAGTGGAAATACTGCTGCTATAAATACATGGCTTACCCAAAATGGAAAATCAGTGGTCATGGATAATTGCGGAGGCTCTGTCACAATAATGAATTCAATCGAAGAGGTAAATAATACATGTGGAGGCACAACGAATACAAAGTATCGTTTTACTGCAACAGATGCCTGTGGTAATATTCAAGTGGCATATGGCAATGTAATATTATTAGACAGGACTGCCCCATCATTGACATTGCCTACCACCGCAAAAACAGTAAGTTGTAGTCCGACTACAGCAGCTAATACTGCCTTGGCCAATTGGTTAAACAGTGCATCATCGTCCGATGCTTGTGAAGGGACTATCAGGGTAAGTCATGCACTGGTTACAACACAAAGAGTGTGTACTGCCACCAATGGAACAAATGTTTTGAATGTTTATAATTTTTCTGCCACAGATTCATGTGGAAACTTCCGGACAGCCAGAGATACATTTACTATTGTTGACAATACTCCACCTACGATAACTGCACCAACCAATCTTACGGTAGGTTGTGGTCAAGACATAGGAGCAGCTGTAGTAGATTGGTTAGACAATTACTCCGTTTCAGAAGCTTGTCAGACGTATTCAGTCACAAATAATTTTAATGGTCAGATTCCAAATTTATGTGGAGGTATGCAAACTGTAACATGGACTGTGACTGATGGTTGTGGCGCTACAGGGAGTACGTCTGCTATGATCATAGTAACTAATGATAATGCAAGACCAACATGGATCAATTGTCCTTCAGATATGACTGTAAATGTGGACGTGGATCTCTGTAGTGCAAATGTTATTTTTTCTCGGCCAATAGCTTCGGATTGCAATGGTCCTGTTACATATGCACAGATTGCAGGTCCAATATCAGGTTCAGTATTTCCTCTTGGTTCTACCTTGGTAAGGTTTACAGCGCGGGATAGATGTGGAAATATGGATACATGCTCATTTAATATCGTAGTAACAGATAGCCAGAAACCAAGTGTAAGGTGCCCTCAAAATATTACCGTTTGTAATGATCCGGGTACTTGTACATGGGCCTCGACTGTAGCTACAAATCCTATAGGAGTGGACAACTGTACAGGGTCAACCATTAGTTACACTATCTCAGGAGTAACTTCAGGTAGCGGAAATGATAGTGTTCCGTTGAATACTAGTTTTGGGTTGGGTATATCTACAATTCAATACATTATTACTGCCCCAAATGGGCAAAGAGATACTTGCAGATTTACAATACTTGTAAGAGATTGTCAGACACCGGTTATTACTTGCCCAACGGCTCAGCCATTGTTTCTATGTGGCAATGCCACTTTGGAAGCCGATATTTCTTCCTGGTTGAATACCGCAAGCATTTCTGATAATTGTGCCCCAACACCTTCAAGAACCGTAAATAGAATTAGTACTGTTGATCAATGTGGTAATACAGAAAGAAGGCTGTATCAAATCACAGCGACCGATGCTGCCAATAATCAATCATCGTGTTTTGTGGAAGCTGTAATAACTGACACCATACGACCAGTGATTGTAACACCAGCATCAAACAGAACTGTACAATGTAACGGAGTGGGCAACATAGACTCTTTGATGGCTTGGTTGACCAATCATGGGGGTGCTGTCGCAACTGATGCAGGATGTGGAAATGAGATCCGATGGTCTCATAATTTTAATGGCCTTAGCGATCTATGTAGTAGTACGGGATCCGCAGTGGTTACTTTTACTGTAACAGATGACTGTGGCAATAGCAGACAAACCACGGCGACATTTACTATAGAAGACACCACTCCTCCAACGATAACTGTACCTTCCAATCTTACACTTTCATGTGGCAATACTAATAATAATTCGATCATCAGTGGGTGGCTGGAAAGCTATGTTGCACTGGATATGTGTGGAAGTGTAACTGTTACCAATGATTTTACAACTCTTCCCAATACATGTGTGGCACCCAATAATCAACGGGTAGTGACTTTTACAGCAACGGATGCATGTGGAAGAACTGCTCAGGGCATGGCGACTGTTACCATGGTGGATATTTTGAAACCTGTAGTCATGAGACCACCTTCAGATTTGATTGTACAGTGTGGTCAGGACAACGTCAGCACCATAAGTAACTGGATAAATACAAGAGGCGGAGCTATGATTGCAGATGAATGTGCACCAGGCCTGACATATACTTTTACTGGGGCTACTCCTATAAGAACGTGTGGGTCAACCGCAAACACATTATACACTTTGACTGCTACAGATAGTTGTGGCAATACTGTCACAACATTTGCGAGTTTGATTACCATTGACACATCAGCTCCGATTATAACATTACCTACTGTAGTCGACTCGGTACTGTGTGATCCCAACACTTCAGCACAACAGGCTCTGGACACATGGTTAAATAATGCAAGTGCATCTGATCTGTGTCAGGGAAATGTCAATGTGGTCACCTCTCTCATAAACACACAAAGAATTTGCAGAACAAATAATCAAACAGATATTTTACATATATATTTGTTTACGGCTACTGACGGTTGTGGAATTATCTCTACAGGAAGGGACACATTCAGAATTTATGATAATGTAAGACCAAATATTGTAGCTCCGGCAGATTTGACAATTTCATGTGGTCAGGAAATTGGAGCGGCTTTGATCCCTTGGCTAAATGGTTATACAGTAACAGAAGCTTGCCAAACCTACACTATCACAAATAATTATGATGGTCAGATACCAAATTTATGCGGCGGATCACAAGCGGTTATGTGGACTGTTACGGATGGATGTGGTGCTACAAACACAGCCTCAGCTAATATTGTTGTCGCATTAAATAATAACAAACCTACATTTGTAAATTGTCCACCGAATTTAACAGTCAATGTGGACGCTGACTTATGTTCTTCCAATGTAATTTATAGTACTCCAGTGGCAAATGACTGCAACGGATCTGTAAATGTGCAAAGAATAACAGGTTTAGCATCTGGAAGTAGATTTCCTTTGGGTACGACTATGATAGAATTTGAAGCTATCAATGCTTGTGGTGTAAGAGATACATGTCGATTTAGCATCACGGTTCAGGATTCCATTGCACCAAGAATACAATGCCCGGGCAATGATGTAGTCGTATGTGCCAATTCAAGTTGTGTATGGCTCAGCACAACTGCAATCAACCCTTCAGGTATAGAGAATTGTCCGGGAGCAAATATCGAATACTTGATTACTGGCCAAACTTCAGGTACTGGTACAGGTTCGGTTCCATTGTCTACCACATTTAATTTAGGGACTTCTACGATACGATATATCGTCATTGCTGCCAACGGACAAAGGGATACTTGTCAGTTTAATGTAATAGTCAATGATTGTACACCACCTGCCATCAAATGTCCATCAAACCTCACTTTGCAATGTGATGATTCGGGCAACGATGCAGCTATTTTGACCTGGAGAAACTCAGTAACCGGCTCTGACAATTGTACTGTCAATATACAATTTACATCCACTTTGATTTCTACAGTGGACCAATGCGGTAATAGTGAAAGGCGTCTTTATTATTTTGTAGCGAGAGATACTGCTGACAATATAGCTTCATGTTTTTCTGAAGTAATCGTAAGAGATACTATAAAACCGGCAATTACTACACAAGCTTCCAATCTTTTGGTGGAGTGTGATGGTCAAGGCAATACTGCACAATTACTCAATTGGTTGAATACTAATGGGGGTGCAGTAGGTACAGATCGTTGCGGAAATGTAAGGTGGACAAATAATTTTGGAACTTTTTCTGATTTATGTGGAAATTCAGGAGCAGTGACAGTTCGATTTACAGCATTAGATGATTGTGAAAATGATAGTACAACAACTGCTACTTTCACAATTAGAGATACATCAAGGCCCGTTTTAATTTGCCCCGAAAATATTACTATTGAATGTGGAAACACACTGAATAGCGCTGTAATCAGCAACTGGCTTGCTACAGCTACAGCTCAGGATATTTGTAGTGGCACTGTTACTCTCACCAATAATTAG
- a CDS encoding carboxypeptidase regulatory-like domain-containing protein produces MYLGGRGTDEFPYEIRQIGIPKEFTFTKPDEFVHRPDRLGIRLTQNISPGSTNIVNLVNGTIPSSFITINSNELKLNTEAYLNSLGNPRIPTDEGFTIDYYPRIQGSCKSLPGMYSYMFEQILGVDSELFGKDTLQVNSMTKTFEYLGGAQLVAAASSVNVSICSASEDVSLNVRNITNFNAPNSFVTLRSPSGGLVGFDLIDSSNNMVITPLPFGIYPLGNIGPNGRKGLILRVRTNNCLRDSLEFVAGWGCESYPTTVEEALCADPSKIYFIPAGSGLNMNVLTPAVDIITDLCNEVTYEVEILSTNLGYLRDIYFQAQFAPNETFVPGSMQLAYPSVTNGGTYTNVTNPNPILGGFDMDVSPLNNVLNTVGLVGSKQLTRNKVSLRFRTVTSCNFASGSRARFLTTANSACGDPLTAISKTAARIRVTSEPPSFNVNLALGDLTLNACNNQRGLSVVNMVLNSGSPSVNDSIKYILPPGIVYVPGSYTPISNAVSSPPLISNIGGVQTLAWPFRPGLGLNSNISFSIQVEAVDIGQLCTDYTIVVQAYSTINDLCGTQTCNVGVIAGEGTQKVSIVKPKLKFQSLTGSLTLLPAPANQVKAVFNATILNMGAALQAGSTINMRIYDDRDGDGSLSAGDVFITTVSGTNASVLLPNQTISIMGMGTYTAGTPSICSVIAVLDPAFTCTCDLETSFKVTPEINITMDTEPEVCSNTILAIGPAATTGYAVQWVSIDGSNLALLSSTTTTPTNFRMVNTTGMNQIVKYAIRTSAGDDCYVYDTVAITIFPAFMDMVSLQACQNQSYSLPAATISGTGYVWTPTTGLTFPGPDNRYANITSVAPGVTNYSLTYTDANGCPASYNYEITGTDCGTANTRIGDYVWFDLDKDGIQDSGEVPISGLTVNLYNANNGTIVSSTTTDANGSYLFDYLPQGNYFVEFVPLNGFMVTTPNLGTQGVNSVANITTGRSPNYFLPLDSETLYVDAGMTAMCNLEMNVTVGPPQPLP; encoded by the coding sequence TTGTATCTGGGTGGAAGGGGAACAGATGAGTTTCCTTATGAAATCAGACAAATCGGTATTCCCAAAGAGTTTACATTTACAAAACCAGACGAATTCGTTCATCGACCTGATCGCTTGGGCATTCGTTTGACCCAAAACATTAGTCCAGGAAGTACTAATATTGTAAATCTAGTCAATGGCACCATACCATCGTCATTCATTACTATAAACAGTAATGAGTTAAAACTAAACACAGAAGCATATCTGAATAGTCTTGGCAATCCTAGAATACCTACAGATGAAGGATTTACAATTGACTACTATCCAAGAATTCAAGGATCATGTAAGTCTTTGCCAGGTATGTATTCTTACATGTTTGAACAAATATTAGGGGTTGACAGTGAGTTGTTTGGCAAAGATACATTGCAAGTAAATTCAATGACCAAAACATTTGAATACCTAGGTGGAGCACAACTTGTAGCAGCAGCATCTTCTGTAAATGTGAGCATCTGTTCTGCCAGTGAAGATGTCAGCCTAAATGTTAGAAACATTACCAATTTTAATGCCCCAAATTCATTTGTCACTTTAAGAAGTCCAAGTGGAGGATTGGTGGGCTTTGATTTGATAGATTCAAGTAATAATATGGTCATAACCCCATTACCGTTTGGCATTTATCCATTGGGCAATATTGGGCCAAATGGCAGAAAAGGCCTTATCTTGAGAGTCAGGACAAATAACTGTTTGAGAGACAGCCTGGAGTTTGTTGCCGGTTGGGGATGCGAAAGTTATCCTACCACTGTAGAAGAGGCACTTTGTGCAGATCCATCTAAAATATACTTTATACCTGCAGGGTCTGGACTCAATATGAATGTTTTGACACCTGCAGTGGATATCATTACAGATTTATGCAATGAGGTCACTTATGAAGTGGAAATACTAAGTACCAATTTAGGATATTTGAGAGATATATATTTTCAGGCACAATTTGCACCAAATGAAACATTTGTGCCGGGGAGTATGCAGTTAGCTTATCCCTCCGTGACTAATGGAGGTACATACACTAATGTTACAAATCCAAATCCCATTTTAGGAGGTTTTGACATGGATGTGTCTCCACTCAATAATGTATTAAATACAGTAGGATTGGTGGGTTCAAAACAACTGACCAGAAATAAAGTGAGTTTAAGATTCAGGACAGTGACTTCCTGCAATTTTGCATCGGGTTCGAGGGCGAGATTTCTTACAACTGCAAACAGTGCCTGTGGAGACCCACTTACTGCAATATCAAAAACAGCTGCCAGAATCAGAGTAACTTCAGAACCTCCAAGTTTTAATGTGAACCTGGCACTTGGTGATTTGACACTCAATGCCTGTAATAATCAGAGAGGCCTTTCTGTTGTGAATATGGTACTCAATAGTGGATCGCCATCAGTAAATGACTCTATCAAATATATATTGCCACCGGGTATCGTGTATGTACCTGGATCATATACACCTATCAGCAATGCTGTATCTTCACCACCTTTGATATCCAATATTGGCGGTGTTCAGACTTTGGCATGGCCATTTAGACCCGGACTAGGATTGAACTCCAATATCTCTTTTAGCATTCAGGTGGAGGCAGTTGACATTGGTCAGCTATGTACTGATTATACGATCGTGGTACAAGCATACTCTACGATCAATGATTTGTGTGGTACACAAACATGTAATGTCGGAGTAATAGCAGGAGAAGGTACACAGAAAGTCTCCATCGTAAAACCAAAACTAAAGTTTCAAAGCCTCACCGGTTCTCTCACGTTACTCCCGGCGCCAGCCAATCAAGTAAAGGCTGTATTTAATGCTACAATACTCAACATGGGTGCAGCATTGCAAGCCGGATCTACTATCAATATGCGTATTTATGATGATAGAGATGGTGATGGATCATTAAGCGCTGGAGATGTATTTATCACCACCGTATCAGGTACAAATGCTTCAGTACTATTACCAAACCAAACGATTTCTATCATGGGTATGGGTACATACACCGCAGGTACTCCATCTATTTGTTCAGTGATAGCTGTATTAGATCCTGCATTTACATGCACTTGTGATTTAGAAACATCATTTAAGGTAACACCTGAGATCAACATCACGATGGATACTGAGCCTGAAGTTTGCAGTAATACAATATTGGCAATCGGACCTGCAGCTACCACAGGATATGCAGTCCAATGGGTTAGCATAGACGGTTCAAATCTGGCTTTATTATCATCTACTACCACTACTCCTACCAATTTTAGGATGGTCAATACCACCGGAATGAATCAGATAGTAAAATATGCGATTCGTACGAGTGCAGGTGATGATTGTTATGTTTATGATACCGTAGCTATAACTATTTTTCCTGCATTTATGGATATGGTTTCCTTGCAAGCTTGCCAAAATCAATCATACTCGCTACCCGCTGCAACAATTTCAGGCACTGGATATGTATGGACGCCTACGACAGGGCTTACCTTTCCCGGACCTGACAATAGATATGCAAATATTACTTCCGTAGCTCCAGGTGTAACTAATTATAGCTTAACTTACACGGATGCCAATGGCTGTCCTGCCAGTTACAATTATGAAATTACAGGCACGGATTGTGGCACAGCTAATACAAGGATTGGCGATTATGTCTGGTTTGATTTGGATAAAGACGGGATTCAGGACTCTGGAGAAGTTCCTATATCTGGACTGACTGTCAATCTTTATAATGCGAATAATGGAACGATTGTCTCATCTACAACGACGGATGCAAATGGTAGTTACTTATTTGATTATTTACCGCAAGGCAATTATTTTGTAGAATTTGTACCATTAAATGGGTTTATGGTCACTACTCCAAATCTAGGGACACAAGGTGTAAATAGTGTAGCCAATATTACCACAGGAAGATCGCCTAATTATTTTTTACCATTGGATAGCGAAACATTGTATGTGGATGCAGGAATGACCGCCATGTGTAATCTGGAAATGAATGTAACCGTTGGTCCGCCACAACCACTACCTTAA